The following coding sequences lie in one Zingiber officinale cultivar Zhangliang chromosome 2B, Zo_v1.1, whole genome shotgun sequence genomic window:
- the LOC122046915 gene encoding uncharacterized acetyltransferase At3g50280-like yields MTENSEVRILSNFSVRPSPRPCEEDGGRLIHLTSWDLKLLSVDYIQKGTLFLWPPSSDADATLSISRLRDSFAAAVDRFFPLAGRLSVANLSTFPPSLSISLMCNDEGADFIHASAPSVTVSSILHSLYVPPVVRSFFPLNGALSYDGHCLPLLAVQVTELADGIFIACSLNHAVADGTVFWNFFNSWSQICRSGSCPEVSNPMAVDRWFLDSCNPPIRLPFGSANDFIRRPVYTPVEECAFHFSAAEVAKLKATVNAEMGTDGQISSLQSLLSFIWVSVTRARRLDPNMETSYRILIGCRTRVTPPLPESYLGNAVHMATTRNVTAGELLQRGLGWAAWQLNQTVASFNDSWVRNYLTDWVATPSFNYVDNKSKSSDLATGSSPRFNVYGNDFGWGRPVGVRSGAGNKIDGKVTVYPGPEKGSIGVEVCLLPETLSALVKDEELMRMVSCN; encoded by the coding sequence ATGACGGAGAATAGTGAGGTACGCATCCTTTCTAATTTCTCAGTCCGACCATCCCCTCGCCCCTGCGAGGAAGACGGCGGTCGACTGATCCATCTCACTTCCTGGGATCTGAAGTTGCTCTCCGTCGACTACATCCAAAAGGGCACTCTCTTCCTCTGGCCGCCATCGTCGGACGCCGACGCAACCCTTAGCATTTCCCGACTCCGCGATTCCTTCGCCGCTGCCGTCGACCGATTTtttcccttggccggccgcctcTCCGTCGCCAACCTATCCACTTTCCCTCCTTCGCTTTCCATCTCCCTCATGTGCAACGACGAAGGAGCCGACTTCATCCACGCGTCCGCCCCAAGTGTGACCGTCTCCAGCATACTCCACTCGCTCTATGTGCCCCCCGTCGTGCGATCCTTCTTCCCCCTTAACGGGGCTCTCAGCTACGACGGCCATTGCTTACCACTTCTCGCCGTCCAAGTCACTGAGCTCGCCGATGGGATCTTCATCGCTTGCTCCCTCAACCATGCCGTGGCTGACGGCACTGTCTTCTGGAACTTCTTCAACTCCTGGTCGCAGATCTGCCGAAGCGGCAGCTGTCCCGAGGTCAGCAACCCCATGGCCGTCGACCGTTGGTTCCTAGACTCCTGCAATCCACCGATCCGTCTCCCGTTCGGCAGCGCAAACGATTTCATCAGGAGGCCTGTCTACACTCCCGTGGAGGAGTGCGCCTTCCACTTCTCAGCCGCCGAGGTGGCCAAGCTCAAGGCTACGGTGAACGCTGAGATGGGCACCGACGGCCAAATCTCCTCCCTCCAGTCTCTGCTCTCGTTCATCTGGGTGTCCGTGACTCGGGCGCGTCGCCTCGATCCTAACATGGAGACGTCGTATAGGATTCTCATCGGGTGCAGAACAAGGGTGACTCCCCCACTGCCAGAAAGTTACCTCGGCAACGCGGTCCACATGGCCACGACGCGGAATGTGACGGCAGGGGAATTGCTGCAGCGCGGGCTCGGTTGGGCGGCGTGGCAACTCAACCAAACGGTTGCTTCGTTCAATGATTCCTGGGTGCGAAATTACCTAACGGACTGGGTGGCGACGCCGTCGTTCAATTACGTGGACAACAAGTCCAAGTCGAGTGACCTGGCAACGGGTAGTTCTCCGAGGTTCAATGTGTATGGGAATGACTTCGGATGGGGGAGACCGGTGGGCGTGAGGAGTGGAGCAGGAAACaagatagatgggaaggtgacTGTGTATCCAGGGCCTGAGAAGGGGAGCATTGGGGTGGAGGTGTGCCTTTTGCCCGAGACGCTTAGCGCACTAGTCAAGGACGAGGAGCTGATGCGCATGGTCTCCTGCAATTAG
- the LOC122046916 gene encoding uncharacterized acetyltransferase At3g50280-like, with protein MTENSEVRILSNFPVRPSPRPGEEDGGRLIHLTPWDLKMISVDYIQRGLLFLWPPSPDADATLSISRLRDSFAAAVDRFFPLAGRLSVANLSNSPPSLSISLKCNDEGAGFIHASAPSVTVSSILHSLYVPPVVRSFFPLNGALSYDGHCLPLLAVQVTELADGIFIACSLNHAVADGTVFWNFFNSWSQICRSGSCPEVSNPMAVDRWFLDSCNPPIRLPFGSANDFIRRPVYAPVEVCAFHFSAAEVAKLKATVNAEMGTDGQISSLQSLLSFIWVSVTRARRLDPNLETWSAILIGCRTRLTPPLPESYLGNAVHVATTRKVTAGELLQRGLGWAAWQLNQTVASFNDISVRNYLTDWVATPSFGYVGSKSKSSGLATGSSPRFNVYGNDFGWGRPVGVRSGAGNKADGILTVFPGPEKGSIMMEVCLSPETLSALVKDEELMRMASRN; from the coding sequence atGACGGAGAATAGTGAAGTACGCATCCTTTCTAATTTCCCAGTCCGACCATCCCCTCGCCCCGGCGAGGAAGACGGCGGTCGACTGATCCATCTCACTCCCTGGGATCTGAAGATGATCTCTGTCGACTACATCCAAAGGGGCTTGCTCTTCCTCTGGCCGCCATCGCCGGACGCCGACGCAACCCTTAGCATTTCCCGGCTCCGCGATTCCTTCGCCGCTGCCGTCGACCGATTTtttcccttggccggccgcctcTCCGTCGCCAACCTATCCAATTCCCCTCCTTCGCTTTCCATCTCCCTCAAGTGCAACGACGAAGGAGCCGGTTTCATCCACGCGTCCGCCCCAAGTGTGACCGTCTCCAGCATACTCCACTCGCTCTATGTGCCCCCCGTCGTGCGATCCTTCTTCCCCCTTAACGGCGCTCTCAGCTACGACGGCCATTGCTTACCACTTCTCGCCGTCCAAGTCACTGAGCTCGCCGATGGGATCTTCATCGCTTGCTCCCTCAACCATGCCGTGGCTGACGGCACTGTCTTCTGGAACTTCTTCAACTCCTGGTCGCAGATCTGCCGAAGCGGCAGCTGTCCCGAGGTCAGCAACCCCATGGCCGTCGACCGTTGGTTCCTAGACTCCTGCAATCCACCGATCCGTCTCCCGTTCGGCAGCGCAAACGATTTCATTAGGAGGCCTGTCTACGCTCCCGTGGAGGTGTGCGCCTTCCACTTCTCAGCCGCCGAGGTGGCCAAGCTCAAGGCTACGGTGAACGCTGAGATGGGAACCGACGGCCAAATCTCCTCCCTCCAGTCTCTGCTCTCGTTCATCTGGGTGTCCGTGACTCGGGCGCGTCGCCTCGATCCTAACCTGGAGACGTGGTCCGCGATTCTCATCGGGTGCAGGACAAGGTTGACTCCCCCACTGCCAGAAAGTTACCTCGGCAACGCGGTCCACGTGGCCACGACGCGGAAGGTGACGGCAGGGGAATTGCTGCAGCGCGGGCTCGGTTGGGCGGCGTGGCAACTCAACCAAACGGTTGCTTCGTTCAATGATATCTCTGTGCGAAATTACCTAACGGACTGGGTGGCGACGCCGTCGTTCGGTTACGTGGGCAGCAAGTCCAAGTCGAGTGGCCTGGCAACGGGTAGTTCTCCGAGGTTCAATGTGTATGGGAATGACTTCGGATGGGGGAGACCGGTGGGCGTGAGGAGTGGAGCAGGAAACAAGGCAGATGGGATTCTGACTGTGTTTCCAGGGCCTGAGAAAGGGAGCATCATGATGGAGGTGTGCCTTTCGCCCGAGACGCTTAGCGCACTAGTCAAGGACGAGGAGTTGATGCGCATGGCCTCCCGCAATTAG
- the LOC122046918 gene encoding uncharacterized acetyltransferase At3g50280-like — translation MTENSEVRILSNFSVRPSPRPCEEDGGRLIHLTPWDLKLLSVDYIQKGILFLWPPSPDADATLSISRLRDSFAAAVDRFFPLAGRLSVANLSTFPPSLSISLKCNDEGADFIHASAPSVTVSSILHSLYVPPVVRSFFPLNGALSYEGHCLPLLAAQVTELADGIFIACSLNHAVADGTVFWNFFNSWSQICRSGSCPEVSNPLAVDRWFLDSCNPPIRLPFGSANDFIRRPVYAPVEECTFHFSAAEVAKLKATVNAEMGTDGQISSLQSLLSFIWVSVTRARRLDPNMETSYSIVIGCRTRVTPPLPESYLGNAIHVATTRNVTAGELLQRGLGWAAWQLNQTVASFNDSWVRNYLTDWVATPSFSYVHNKSKSTDLITGSSPRFNVYGNDFGWGRPVGVRSGAGNKKDGKVTVYPGPERGSIGMGVSLLPETLSALVKDEELMRMLSGN, via the coding sequence ATGACGGAGAATAGTGAGGTACGCATCCTTTCTAATTTCTCAGTCCGACCCTCCCCTCGCCCCTGCGAGGAAGACGGCGGTCGACTGATTCATCTCACTCCCTGGGATCTGAAGTTGCTTTCCGTCGACTACATCCAAAAGGGCATTCTCTTCCTCTGGCCGCCATCGCCGGACGCCGACGCAACCCTTAGCATTTCCCGACTCCGCGATTCCTTCGCCGCTGCCGTCGACCGATTTtttcccttggccggccgcctcTCCGTCGCCAACCTATCCACTTTCCCTCCTTCGCTTTCCATCTCCCTCAAGTGCAACGACGAAGGAGCCGACTTCATCCACGCGTCCGCCCCAAGTGTGACCGTCTCCAGCATACTCCACTCGCTCTATGTGCCCCCCGTCGTGCGATCCTTCTTCCCCCTTAACGGCGCTCTCAGCTACGAAGGCCATTGCTTACCGCTTCTCGCCGCCCAAGTCACTGAGCTGGCCGACGGGATCTTCATCGCTTGCTCCCTCAACCATGCCGTGGCTGACGGCACTGTCTTCTGGAACTTCTTCAACTCCTGGTCGCAGATCTGCCGAAGCGGCAGCTGTCCCGAGGTCAGCAACCCCCTGGCCGTCGACCGCTGGTTCCTAGACTCCTGCAATCCACCGATCCGTCTCCCGTTCGGCAGCGCAAACGATTTCATCAGGAGGCCTGTCTACGCTCCCGTGGAGGAGTGCACCTTCCACTTCTCAGCTGCCGAGGTGGCCAAGCTCAAGGCTACGGTGAACGCTGAGATGGGCACCGACGGCCAAATCTCCTCCCTCCAGTCTCTGCTCTCCTTCATCTGGGTGTCCGTGACTCGGGCGCGTCGCCTCGATCCTAACATGGAGACGTCGTACAGTATTGTCATCGGGTGTAGGACAAGGGTGACTCCCCCACTGCCAGAAAGTTATCTCGGCAACGCGATCCACGTGGCCACGACGCGGAATGTGACGGCAGGGGAATTGCTGCAGCGCGGGCTCGGTTGGGCGGCGTGGCAACTCAACCAAACGGTTGCTTCGTTCAATGATTCCTGGGTGCGAAATTACCTAACGGACTGGGTGGCGACGCCGTCGTTCAGTTACGTGCACAACAAGTCCAAGTCGACTGACCTGATAACGGGTAGTTCTCCGCGGTTCAATGTGTATGGGAATGACTTCGGATGGGGGAGACCGGTCGGCGTGAGGAGTGGAGCAGGAAACAAGAAAGATGGAAAGGTGACTGTGTATCCAGGCCCTGAGAGAGGGAGCATTGGGATGGGGGTGAGCCTTTTGCCCGAGACGCTTAGCGCACTAGTCAAGGACGAGGAGTTGATGCGCATGCTTTCCGGCAATTAG
- the LOC122046917 gene encoding uncharacterized acetyltransferase At3g50280-like: protein MTENSEDGEHPDLDMTENSEVRILSNFPVRPSPRPGEEDGGRLIHLTPWDLKMISVDYIQRGLLFLWPPSPDADATLSISRLRDSFAAAVDRFFPLAGRLSVANLSNSPPSLSISLKCNDEGAGFIHASAPSVTVSSILHSLYVPPVVRSFFPLNGALSYDGHCLPLLAVQVTELADGIFIACSLNHAVADGTVFWNFFNSWSQICRSGSCPEVSSPLAVDRWFLDSCNPPIRLPFGSANDFIRRPVYAPVEVCAFHFSAAEVAKLKATVNAEMGTDGQISSLQSLLSFIWVSVTRARRLDPNLETFSAILIGCRTRLTPPLPESYLGNAVHVATTRKVTAGELLQRGLGWAAWQLNQTVASFNDSSVRNYLTDWVATPSFGYAGSKSKSSNLATGSSPRFNVYGNDFGWGRPVGVRSGAGNKADGILTVFPGPEKGSIMMEACLSPETLSALVKDEELMRMVSRN, encoded by the coding sequence ATGACGGAGAATAGTGAGGACGGAGAACATCCAGATCTAGATATGACGGAGAATAGTGAGGTACGCATCCTTTCTAATTTCCCAGTCCGACCATCCCCTCGCCCCGGCGAGGAAGACGGCGGTCGACTGATCCATCTCACTCCCTGGGATCTGAAGATGATCTCCGTCGACTACATCCAAAGGGGCTTGCTCTTCCTCTGGCCGCCATCGCCGGACGCCGACGCAACCCTTAGCATTTCCCGGCTCCGCGATTCCTTCGCCGCTGCCGTCGACCGATTTtttcccttggccggccgcctcTCCGTCGCCAACCTATCCAATTCCCCTCCTTCGCTTTCCATCTCCCTCAAGTGCAACGACGAAGGAGCCGGCTTCATCCACGCGTCCGCCCCAAGTGTGACCGTCTCCAGCATACTCCACTCGCTCTATGTGCCCCCCGTCGTGCGATCCTTCTTCCCCCTTAACGGCGCTCTCAGCTACGACGGCCATTGCTTACCACTTCTCGCCGTCCAAGTCACTGAGCTCGCCGATGGGATCTTCATCGCTTGCTCCCTCAACCATGCCGTGGCTGACGGCACTGTCTTCTGGAACTTCTTCAACTCCTGGTCGCAGATCTGCCGAAGCGGCAGCTGTCCCGAGGTCAGCAGCCCCCTGGCCGTCGACCGTTGGTTCCTAGACTCCTGCAATCCACCGATCCGTCTCCCCTTCGGCAGCGCAAACGATTTCATCAGGAGGCCTGTCTACGCTCCCGTGGAGGTGTGCGCCTTCCACTTCTCAGCCGCCGAGGTGGCCAAGCTCAAGGCTACGGTGAACGCTGAGATGGGCACCGACGGCCAAATCTCCTCCCTCCAGTCTCTGCTCTCCTTCATCTGGGTGTCCGTGACTCGGGCGCGTCGCCTCGATCCTAACCTGGAGACGTTTTCCGCGATTCTCATCGGGTGCAGGACAAGGTTGACTCCCCCACTGCCAGAAAGTTACCTCGGCAACGCGGTCCACGTGGCCACGACGCGGAAGGTGACGGCAGGGGAATTGCTGCAGCGCGGGCTCGGTTGGGCGGCGTGGCAACTCAACCAAACGGTTGCTTCGTTCAATGATTCCTCTGTGCGAAATTACCTAACGGACTGGGTGGCGACGCCGTCGTTCGGTTACGCGGGCAGCAAGTCCAAGTCGAGTAACCTGGCAACGGGTAGTTCTCCGAGGTTCAATGTGTATGGGAATGACTTCGGATGGGGGAGACCGGTGGGCGTGAGGAGTGGAGCAGGAAACAAGGCAGATGGGATTCTGACTGTGTTTCCAGGGCCTGAGAAAGGGAGCATTATGATGGAGGCGTGCCTTTCGCCCGAGACGCTTAGCGCACTAGTCAAGGACGAGGAGTTGATGCGCATGGTCTCCCGCAATTAG